CCGACAAGAGAATGGTAAAAAGAAGGAGAAGGACGATACCTGTTTTTTTCATTGAATAATTTTTTGGATCACATACAATGTCCATTTTAATGGATTCCGCTTAATTTGTATGTCTGGTTTATTACAACATTGGACGAACGATAATGTTCGTGGATATTTTATTATTGTATATTTAATGATTCATATTTATTGCTGCTTGCCGGTTTTTTCCATCCATCTGGATGTTTAACGGATGCGGAAAGCGAACATGCCGCAGATATTTGGTCTTGTGTATTGGTGGCAATTCATTCAGCATCTCCCAACGGATAAAATCAGTGGAAGAATGGGCCGGGATAGAGAAATAGCCTACATGCATAGATATCACATTATGGAAAAAGTGAGAGCCCAGGGAAGGGTCTAACGGGAGATCGGGTAATCCTACCTCTACGATTACTTTGGCGGATGAAATCTGAGGCCAGGTGACCGGTATCCCTATGAAACGGTCACGGGACCCCCATCTTCCCGGTCCGATCAGGATGTATTCCCGATTTTCCGAGATCATTTTTTCGTTGATCAGTCCGATCTCTTCAGCCATGGATACCGTATCGGTCTTATCAAAAAGATCGATATCCACATATACCACATCTTCAATATGACTGATCTGTCCGTTTCCCATGGTTTTTGATGAAAACAGCAAGGCTTTCGACAGATCAATACTTTCGGGATTCAGTTCGAAATCGGTTTGTATCTCTGTAATTGGCTTTACCTGCAAAAGATAGAAACTGGACGGCTTTCCCGGATCTTTATTGATTTCAATGGCGTATTCGATTTCCACAGGCATTCCCATGGCTTCTTTGACGATATCGAGTATCATTTCTATCATTTTTGCCAGGGGAATGTACTCAAAACGGAGAATATCCGCAAAATTAATTACCCGCGGTCCGCGATGGTCCAATCCCGGTTCGAGACGATCGTCTGACGTATATACGGAAGCCATGTGCCTGATCGTACCATGTTTTTCTGCTACGGAAATATCCAGTTCGGCGATGGCTGCCATTTCTCCTCCTTTCAACAGGTCCGGATAATTGTCACTCAGGTCTAAAGCCAGGAATTTGGTTTGGGAGTTTTTATATTGTTCTTGTGGTGACAGTGTCTCCAATGCCGGATATTTAGGAGAAAAACGGAATGTTTTTCCGCCATCCACCACATATTTCCCCAATCCGACAGCACAGGCGGCAAACCCGTCTTCCGGCTCCATATAAGCCACCGGATAATAGTTATAGGATTGAGCAGTACCGCTGATGTCGGGATAATAATACTGGTCATGTTGCTTGCCGACTACCTCCTGCAATACGACAGCCATTTTTTCGTGGTTTACCCCATATTGTACAGCCCTGAAATATTCGCGGGCTTCAGGAGCATATAAAGAGGCGTATATTAGCCTGATGGCATCAAGCATTTGTTGTAGGCGCAGGTTCGGATCCGTCGAATTATTGGGAATCAGGTATGTCTCAAAAACACCTGAAAATGGCTGGGCAGAACTATCCTCAAATAAACTCGAAGAACGTATGGCAAGTGGTTTTTCAATATATTTCAGGTACATTTTCAGCCTTCGGATCAGTTGGTGCGACAGATCGCCTTGCAGGAACTTTTGCTTGATTAACTGGTAATCGGTTTCTTCCTGAAGAAAGCTATACAAATCGTTTCGTTCTAAAAATGTATCAAATTCATCAGTTCCTATTACTGCTGTACGGGGAGTACATATTTCCAGGTTGATATCTGCAATAATATCTGCAAAATGCAGATTGTAGATCAAAGTGTTGGCAAAGATAAGACCCCGCCCTTTTCCACCAAGATTTCCCCCGGCCAGACTGATGATGTATTTTTCTTCCTTGATCGCTTGTTCATCGAAATCAATTACTTTTCCAGCATTGGCTTCATTACGATAGCGATTCAGGACGAATTTCATGTATTTTCTGTAATCGTTCAGGTCATCGAAGTCCGTTACTTTGATGAGATAAATCATTTTGGCTATTTTTATCTCACCACGCGCCATTAGCCATAAGGAAAAA
This genomic interval from Bacteroidales bacterium contains the following:
- a CDS encoding PEP/pyruvate-binding domain-containing protein, whose product is TGKKIISIRSIQDFEKQIDIMPDDSLVYHAKHHHFSLWLMARGEIKIAKMIYLIKVTDFDDLNDYRKYMKFVLNRYRNEANAGKVIDFDEQAIKEEKYIISLAGGNLGGKGRGLIFANTLIYNLHFADIIADINLEICTPRTAVIGTDEFDTFLERNDLYSFLQEETDYQLIKQKFLQGDLSHQLIRRLKMYLKYIEKPLAIRSSSLFEDSSAQPFSGVFETYLIPNNSTDPNLRLQQMLDAIRLIYASLYAPEAREYFRAVQYGVNHEKMAVVLQEVVGKQHDQYYYPDISGTAQSYNYYPVAYMEPEDGFAACAVGLGKYVVDGGKTFRFSPKYPALETLSPQEQYKNSQTKFLALDLSDNYPDLLKGGEMAAIAELDISVAEKHGTIRHMASVYTSDDRLEPGLDHRGPRVINFADILRFEYIPLAKMIEMILDIVKEAMGMPVEIEYAIEINKDPGKPSSFYLLQVKPITEIQTDFELNPESIDLSKALLFSSKTMGNGQISHIEDVVYVDIDLFDKTDTVSMAEEIGLINEKMISENREYILIGPGRWGSRDRFIGIPVTWPQISSAKVIVEVGLPDLPLDPSLGSHFFHNVISMHVGYFSIPAHSSTDFIRWEMLNELPPIHKTKYLRHVRFPHPLNIQMDGKNRQAAINMNH